One window from the genome of Nicotiana tomentosiformis chromosome 5, ASM39032v3, whole genome shotgun sequence encodes:
- the LOC138892696 gene encoding uncharacterized protein: MPSGSDLGAAVCCIERLLRAWRSGSHEEILPQASGQGSTAGSAAHDFSSNSCTSRPAAQKRRAVSRGCPRSGGQAGGGQSGGAPARFYAFLARPDAVASNTVIKGIISICGRDISVLFDPGSTYLYVSSLFVHFLDVPREFLGTPIYVSTHMGDSLVVDWIYRSCMVTFCGYDTRADLLLLDMTDFEVILGMDWLSSYHAILDFHAKTVTLAMPELPRLEWKGSSSSTSSRLISFLKTRHMIWRHYLDGVSCEVYADHHSLQHLFKQRDLNFRQRRWLELLKDSDITILYLPSKANVVADALSRNAESIGSLAFISAGERPLALDIQSLANRLVRLDISEPSWIKARQFDDPHLAVLRETVLQGSAKEVSIGDDSVLRLHGHLCVPNIDGLRERILEEAHSS, translated from the exons atgccatcagggtcagacttagGGGCAGCAGTCTGTTGTATCGAGAGGTTGTTACGAGCGTGGAGATCCGGGTCACATGAAGAGAtcctgccccaggcttcggggcaaggcagtactgCAGGGTCAGCAGCCCATGATTTCAGCTCCAACAGCTGCACCAGCCGTCCGGCTGCCCAGAAGCGAAGGGCAGTGAGTAGAGGTTGTCCTAGAAGTGGAGGTCAGGCAGGCGGGGGCCAGTCAGGTGGTGccccagctagattctatgcttttctagccagaccagatgcagtggcctcaaatACCGTGATCaaaggtattatttctatctgcggtAGGGATATTTCGgtgttatttgatccaggatctacctatttATATGTATCATCTCTATTTGTTCATTTCCTGGATGTTCCTCGTGAGttcttgggtactcctatttatgtgtccactcatatGGGTGATTCTTTGGTTGTAGATTGGATCTATCGATCCTGTATGGTCACATTCTGTGGTTACGATACTAGGGCAGACCTTTTGTTACttgatatgactgactttgaggtcatcctgggcatggactggttatcttcaTATCACGCCattcttgatttccatgccaagactgttactttaGCGATGCCGGAGTTGCccaggttggagtggaagggttcgtcttcCAGTACATCTAGTCGGCTTATATCTTTCCTGAAGACTCGACACATG atatggaggcattatctggATGGGGTATCATGTGAGGTTTATGCTGATCATCACAgcttacaacatttgtttaagcaaagggatctcaattttaggcagcgtagatggctcgagttactgaaggattctgacatcaccattctttatcttccgagcaaggcaaatgtggtcgcggatgccttaagCAGGAATGCAGAAAGTATaggtagcttggcatttatttcagcgggggagaggccactagctttggacattcagtccttggctaatagacttgtgaggttggatatttcagagcctagttgg ATCAAGGCTCGGCAGTTTGATGACCCACATTTggcagttcttagagagacggtattACAGGGTAGTGCcaaagaggtttctattggcgatgATAGTGTCCTGCGACTCCACGGTCATCTTTGTGTTCCTAATATCGATGGCTTGagagagaggattctagaggaggcacacagttcttag